A window of the Streptomyces finlayi genome harbors these coding sequences:
- a CDS encoding replication-associated recombination protein A, producing the protein MEPDLFTAAAEDRHEKDPSASPLAVRMRPRTVDEVVGQQHLLKPGSPLRRLVGEGGGGPAGPSSVILWGPPGTGKTTLAYVVSKATNKRFVELSAITAGVKEVRAVIESARRATGGYGKETVLFLDEIHRFSKAQQDSLLPAVENRWVTLIAATTENPYFSIISPLLSRSLLLTLEPLTDDDLLALLTRALTDERGLGGAVTLAEDAQTHLLRIAGGDARRALTALEAAAGAALATDEQEITLQTVEDTVDRAAVKYDRDGDQHYDVASALIKSIRGSDVDAALHYLARMIEAGEDPRFIARRLMISASEDIGLADPTALPTAVAAAQAVAMIGFPEAALTLSHATIALALAPKSNAATLAISAAQEDVRKGLAGPVPAHLRDGHYKGAAKLGHAQGYVYPHDVPGGIAAQQYAPDAVRDRRYYTPTRYGAEARYADVVDRVRERLGRAGSDGAAGSSGPA; encoded by the coding sequence GTGGAGCCCGATCTCTTTACCGCAGCCGCCGAAGACCGTCACGAGAAGGACCCGTCCGCCAGCCCGCTCGCTGTTCGAATGCGTCCCCGTACGGTCGACGAGGTCGTCGGTCAGCAGCACCTGCTCAAACCGGGCTCACCCCTGCGCCGTCTCGTGGGGGAAGGCGGCGGCGGACCCGCCGGACCGTCCTCGGTGATCCTCTGGGGGCCGCCGGGCACCGGCAAGACGACCTTGGCCTACGTGGTCAGCAAGGCGACGAACAAGCGCTTCGTGGAGCTCTCGGCGATCACCGCGGGAGTCAAGGAAGTCCGCGCCGTCATCGAGAGCGCACGCCGGGCCACCGGGGGCTACGGCAAGGAGACCGTCCTCTTCCTCGACGAGATCCACCGCTTCTCCAAGGCCCAGCAGGACTCGCTCCTACCGGCGGTGGAGAACCGCTGGGTGACGCTGATCGCGGCGACCACCGAGAACCCGTACTTCTCGATCATCTCCCCCCTGCTCTCGCGCTCCCTGCTGCTCACCCTGGAACCGCTGACCGACGACGATCTGCTGGCGCTGCTCACGCGCGCCCTGACCGACGAGCGCGGGCTCGGCGGTGCGGTGACGCTGGCCGAGGACGCGCAGACGCATCTGCTGCGCATCGCGGGAGGTGACGCCCGCCGGGCACTGACGGCGCTGGAGGCGGCGGCCGGGGCCGCACTGGCGACAGACGAGCAGGAGATCACCCTCCAGACCGTCGAGGACACCGTCGACCGGGCCGCCGTGAAGTACGACAGGGACGGCGACCAGCACTACGACGTGGCGAGCGCCCTCATCAAGTCCATCCGCGGCTCGGACGTGGACGCGGCGCTGCATTACCTGGCCCGGATGATCGAGGCGGGGGAGGACCCGCGCTTCATCGCCCGGCGGCTGATGATCTCGGCCAGCGAGGACATCGGGCTGGCCGACCCGACGGCACTGCCCACGGCGGTCGCGGCAGCCCAGGCCGTGGCCATGATCGGCTTCCCCGAGGCGGCGCTCACCCTCAGCCACGCCACCATCGCGCTGGCGCTGGCCCCCAAGTCCAATGCGGCGACGCTGGCGATCTCGGCCGCCCAGGAGGACGTAAGGAAAGGGCTCGCGGGCCCTGTTCCGGCCCATCTGCGCGACGGCCACTACAAGGGCGCGGCCAAGCTCGGTCACGCCCAGGGCTATGTCTACCCCCATGACGTCCCCGGTGGCATCGCCGCCCAGCAGTACGCGCCGGACGCCGTGCGCGACAGGCGTTACTACACACCGACGCGATACGGCGCGGAGGCGCGGTACGCGGATGTGGTGGACCGGGTGAGGGAGCGGCTGGGCCGGGCCGGCTCCGACGGCGCGGCCGGGAGTTCCGGTCCGGCCTGA
- a CDS encoding DUF2470 domain-containing protein, translating into MPSAAERTRTLVQSTCSAALVVPGLDVPCPDHLVPSSRSVGPEGDLFLEFPVGSPAVRAATRAQGDGLGAVLELTDVAPVSVPHRIRGRAWISGRLTAVPGPAQPGRMLLRLETAEAYVDDLWGAQDVEPEAFRDAAADPLVAHEAELLQHLHAAHSDRMGMLRALLGARTACDRAAPRPSAVPVALDRFGLRVRFVEAHNSCFDARFEFPEPVQDVGGLRRAMHTLFEAASC; encoded by the coding sequence AGCGCACACGAACTCTCGTACAGAGTACCTGCTCTGCGGCACTGGTCGTACCGGGGCTCGATGTGCCCTGCCCCGACCACCTGGTGCCCAGCTCCCGCAGCGTAGGTCCCGAGGGGGACCTGTTCCTCGAATTCCCCGTCGGCTCCCCTGCCGTACGGGCCGCGACGCGCGCCCAGGGCGACGGACTCGGTGCCGTGCTGGAGCTCACCGATGTCGCGCCGGTCTCCGTCCCGCACCGCATCCGCGGCCGCGCCTGGATCTCCGGCCGGCTCACCGCCGTGCCGGGTCCGGCACAGCCCGGCCGGATGTTGCTGCGGCTCGAAACGGCGGAGGCGTACGTCGACGATCTGTGGGGAGCGCAGGACGTCGAACCCGAAGCGTTCCGCGACGCCGCCGCTGACCCGCTCGTCGCGCACGAGGCGGAACTGCTCCAGCACCTGCACGCGGCGCACAGCGACCGGATGGGGATGCTCCGCGCTCTGCTCGGCGCGCGCACCGCCTGTGACCGCGCGGCCCCTCGGCCGTCCGCCGTCCCGGTGGCCCTCGACCGCTTCGGTCTGCGGGTGCGCTTCGTCGAGGCACACAACTCGTGCTTCGACGCGCGCTTCGAATTTCCCGAGCCCGTGCAGGACGTCGGCGGACTGCGCCGGGCCATGCACACCCTCTTCGAAGCGGCGTCCTGCTGA